One part of the Acidimicrobiales bacterium genome encodes these proteins:
- a CDS encoding thiamine phosphate synthase, protein MAAQDTRSTHPGRAEPASPAVLGRLLVLTDRAQSQAAGRPLVDTVAAAAGAGAPLVLFREKDLGDADRHALAREVADALAGTGADLVVASDVELAAELNAWGVHFAARDPLPAPTTTGVLLPSGRSCHSPADVATAVATGASWVTLSPVFPTASKPGYGPPLGTAALDGHAVPVFALGGVTSESAAACLEGGAHGLAVMGAVMRAPHPAAAVRELLDRIATAAPAHPGTP, encoded by the coding sequence GTGGCGGCGCAGGACACTCGGTCGACGCACCCCGGGCGCGCCGAACCCGCGTCACCGGCGGTCCTCGGACGCCTGCTGGTGCTGACCGACCGGGCCCAGTCGCAGGCGGCCGGACGACCCCTGGTCGACACCGTGGCCGCCGCGGCAGGAGCTGGCGCGCCGCTGGTGCTGTTCCGCGAGAAGGATCTGGGCGACGCCGACCGGCACGCCTTGGCACGAGAAGTTGCCGACGCGCTGGCCGGCACCGGGGCCGACCTGGTGGTGGCGTCGGACGTGGAGCTGGCCGCCGAGCTCAATGCGTGGGGCGTGCACTTCGCCGCACGCGACCCGCTGCCGGCACCGACGACGACCGGGGTCCTCTTGCCGTCCGGCCGGTCGTGCCACAGCCCGGCAGATGTGGCCACGGCTGTGGCGACCGGCGCGTCGTGGGTGACGCTGTCGCCCGTGTTCCCCACGGCCTCGAAGCCGGGCTACGGCCCGCCACTCGGCACAGCTGCGCTCGACGGCCACGCGGTGCCGGTGTTCGCGCTCGGCGGGGTGACCAGCGAGTCCGCCGCAGCGTGCCTGGAGGGGGGCGCGCACGGTCTTGCGGTGATGGGCGCGGTGATGCGCGCGCCACACCCTGCGGCGGCGGTCCGCGAGCTGCTCGACCGCATCGCGACGGCCGCGCCGGCCCACCCGGGCACGCCGTGA
- the thiC gene encoding phosphomethylpyrimidine synthase ThiC produces the protein MTDTIDPVRAASRPNTAGAPRRREVYVTGSRADLRVPFTEVDLDPSTTPDGVEPNAPVRLYRTGGPAGDVHAGLAPMRRAWVLERGDVEEYDGRDAQPRDDGRAAVRSGRAAEAFPGERPKPLRARAGATVTQLHYARRGEITPEMEFVAIREGLEPAFVRDEVARGRAIIPANVNHPESEPMIIGTKFLTKVNANIGNSAVTSSIEEEVDKLRWSTQWGADTVMDLSTGRDIHTTREWIMRNSPVPIGTVPIYQALEKVDGAAEELTWEIFRDTIVEQAEQGVDYMTIHAGVLLRYVPMTARRVTGIVSRGGSILAAWCLAHHRENFLYEHFEELCEIFAAYDVSFSLGDGLRPGSIADANDEAQFAELHTLGELTDIAWRHDVQTMIEGPGHVPMHKIKENVELQMELCHEAPFYTLGPLTTDVAPGYDHITSAIGAAMIGWFGTAMLCYVTPKEHLGLPNRQDVKDGVIAYKIAAHAADVAKGHPGAQVWDDALSKARFEFRWNDQFDLAMDPDTAREYHDETLPAEGAKTAHFCSMCGPKFCSMRISQDVRDYAREHGMSDDEALAAGMEEKSAEFVAAGGEVYVAPPTHKP, from the coding sequence ATGACTGACACGATCGACCCTGTTCGTGCCGCCAGCCGTCCGAACACCGCCGGCGCGCCCCGGCGGCGCGAGGTGTACGTGACGGGCAGTCGAGCTGACCTGCGGGTGCCGTTCACCGAGGTCGACCTCGACCCGTCGACCACCCCCGACGGGGTCGAGCCGAACGCGCCGGTCCGGCTCTACCGGACCGGGGGACCGGCGGGCGACGTGCACGCCGGTCTCGCGCCGATGCGCCGGGCGTGGGTGCTCGAGCGCGGCGATGTCGAGGAGTACGACGGTCGCGACGCGCAACCCCGCGACGATGGCCGCGCCGCGGTGCGATCCGGTCGGGCTGCCGAAGCGTTCCCTGGCGAACGTCCCAAGCCGCTGCGCGCCCGCGCGGGCGCCACCGTCACCCAGCTCCACTATGCGCGGCGTGGCGAGATCACCCCCGAGATGGAGTTCGTGGCGATCCGCGAAGGGCTCGAGCCGGCGTTCGTGCGCGACGAAGTGGCCCGTGGGCGGGCGATCATCCCGGCCAACGTCAACCACCCCGAGTCCGAGCCGATGATCATCGGCACGAAGTTCCTCACCAAGGTCAACGCCAACATCGGCAACTCGGCCGTCACCTCGTCGATCGAAGAGGAAGTCGACAAGCTGCGCTGGTCGACCCAGTGGGGCGCCGACACCGTGATGGACCTGTCGACGGGTCGCGACATCCACACCACGCGTGAGTGGATCATGCGCAACAGCCCGGTGCCGATCGGCACGGTCCCGATCTACCAGGCGCTCGAGAAAGTCGACGGCGCCGCCGAGGAGCTCACCTGGGAGATCTTCCGCGACACGATCGTGGAGCAGGCCGAACAGGGCGTCGACTACATGACCATCCACGCCGGGGTGCTGTTGCGCTACGTGCCGATGACCGCCAGGCGGGTGACCGGCATCGTGAGCCGCGGCGGGTCGATCCTGGCTGCGTGGTGCCTCGCCCACCACCGCGAGAACTTCCTGTACGAGCACTTCGAGGAGCTGTGCGAGATCTTCGCCGCATACGACGTGTCGTTCTCGCTCGGCGACGGTCTGCGACCCGGGTCGATCGCGGATGCCAACGACGAGGCGCAGTTCGCCGAGCTGCACACGTTGGGCGAGCTCACCGACATCGCGTGGCGCCACGACGTGCAGACCATGATCGAGGGGCCCGGCCACGTGCCGATGCACAAGATCAAGGAGAACGTGGAGCTCCAGATGGAGCTGTGCCACGAGGCACCCTTCTACACGCTCGGGCCGCTGACCACCGACGTGGCGCCGGGCTACGACCACATCACTTCCGCGATCGGCGCGGCGATGATCGGCTGGTTCGGCACGGCGATGCTCTGTTACGTGACCCCCAAGGAGCACTTGGGGTTGCCAAACCGCCAAGACGTGAAGGACGGCGTGATCGCCTACAAGATCGCGGCGCACGCGGCCGACGTCGCCAAAGGTCACCCCGGCGCGCAGGTGTGGGACGACGCGCTGAGCAAAGCCCGCTTCGAGTTCCGCTGGAACGACCAGTTCGACTTGGCGATGGACCCCGACACGGCCCGCGAGTACCACGACGAGACGCTGCCGGCCGAGGGAGCCAAGACCGCCCACTTCTGCTCGATGTGCGGGCCGAAGTTCTGCTCGATGCGCATCAGCCAGGACGTGCGGGACTACGCGCGAGAGCACGGGATGTCCGACGATGAGGCGCTGGCCGCCGGCATGGAGGAGAAGTCGGCGGAGTTCGTGGCGGCCGGCGGCGAGGTCTACGTCGCCCCGCCGACGCACAAGCCGTGA
- the thiO gene encoding glycine oxidase ThiO, translating into MTGHATHRDVVVVGGGIIGLACAWRLAQRGATVAVVDPSPASGASHVAAGMLAPVTEAHYGEEPLLALNLDSARRWPGFAAELADASGRPVDYEADGTLAVAYDNDDRAALGALADYLGRLGLAAERLRSSDARRLEPMLASTVRSGLWVAGDHRVDPRTVTAALRVACERTRVQVVRATARRVVLDGAGRNVTGVEIDNGPSGSEQLTAEAVVVATGAASADLPGVPPDDRSPTRPVKGQILTVRGEPGEPLLQHAVRGLVRGTSLYLVPRPDGRIIVGATVEERGWDHRPTAGAVYELLRDASLLVPGISEAELVETLVGFRPGSPDNAPIIGTGSVHGLVHATGHFRNGVLLTPVTADAVAEIVVAGRTPAVVEAFTIDRFGRGGPRTRGTSRAAVGASAASGAR; encoded by the coding sequence GTGACCGGCCACGCGACCCACCGGGACGTCGTGGTGGTCGGCGGCGGCATCATCGGGCTCGCCTGCGCGTGGCGCCTGGCTCAGCGCGGTGCCACGGTGGCCGTGGTCGACCCGAGTCCGGCCAGCGGCGCGTCGCACGTGGCCGCAGGGATGCTCGCTCCCGTCACCGAGGCGCACTATGGCGAGGAGCCGCTGCTGGCGCTCAACCTCGACTCGGCCCGGCGCTGGCCGGGGTTCGCCGCTGAGCTCGCCGACGCCAGCGGTCGACCCGTGGACTACGAAGCCGACGGCACGCTGGCCGTGGCCTACGACAACGACGATCGCGCTGCGCTCGGCGCGCTTGCCGACTACCTCGGCCGGCTCGGCCTGGCCGCCGAGCGGCTGCGTTCGAGCGACGCCCGGCGCCTCGAGCCGATGCTGGCGTCGACGGTGCGCAGCGGTCTGTGGGTCGCCGGGGACCATCGGGTCGACCCCCGCACGGTCACCGCCGCGCTGCGCGTGGCGTGCGAGCGGACCAGGGTGCAGGTGGTCCGCGCAACCGCGCGCCGCGTCGTGCTCGACGGGGCCGGGCGCAACGTGACCGGGGTCGAGATCGACAACGGGCCCTCCGGCAGCGAGCAGCTGACCGCTGAGGCGGTGGTGGTCGCGACGGGTGCGGCGTCCGCAGACCTGCCGGGTGTCCCGCCCGACGACCGATCGCCGACCCGCCCGGTGAAAGGCCAGATCCTCACCGTGCGGGGCGAGCCGGGCGAACCGTTGCTGCAACACGCGGTGCGAGGGCTGGTGCGCGGCACCAGCTTGTACCTGGTGCCGCGACCCGACGGACGGATCATCGTGGGCGCGACGGTCGAAGAGCGCGGGTGGGACCACCGCCCGACGGCCGGCGCCGTCTACGAGTTGCTGCGCGATGCGTCGCTGCTCGTGCCCGGCATCAGCGAGGCCGAACTGGTCGAGACCCTCGTCGGCTTCCGGCCCGGCAGCCCTGACAACGCGCCGATCATCGGCACCGGGTCGGTGCACGGGTTGGTGCACGCCACCGGCCACTTCCGCAACGGCGTGCTGCTCACGCCGGTGACCGCCGACGCCGTGGCCGAGATCGTGGTGGCCGGGCGCACACCGGCCGTGGTCGAAGCGTTCACGATCGATCGCTTCGGGCGGGGCGGGCCGCGCACCCGCGGGACGTCCCGCGCCGCGGTGGGGGCGTCGGCCGCGTCAGGAGCGCGGTGA
- a CDS encoding MMPL family transporter, producing the protein MLARIGSFVVRRRRPVLVAALLAFLVAGAVGGGAAKHLSSGGFDNPAAEATKASNALKDQFHQGSPNLVVVVSAKTGTVDSPSVVAVGNQLSQQLAATTDVRDVASYWSLGSVAPLRSKNNRSALIIARIAGAQNEVVDRAGEIQTDLEGHPPAGVTVRVGGFGPTFHEVNHTVEKDLQKAEMVAIPITIVLLLLVFGSGMASLMPLVTGALSVIGTFLILRVLAGFTEVSIFSLNMTTSMGFGLGIDYSLFIVTRFREELAAGHAPNDAVIRTVCTAGRTVAFSALTVAASLSALLVFPLAFLRSFAYAGVAVAALAGVCAVVVLPALLAALGARVNALPLWKRSLKPAGEGFWHRVATVVMRRPIPFVTAALVLLVALGAPFLGLKLGYPDDRVLPPSSHVRQVNDMMREQFSSKDFGATSVVLPDLTKLGNAAARAQGVDRYATEISKVSGVGRVDAPTGIYFDGDKLPAPAAVTQRFEDPTGAGTWLSVVPTLEPLSTRAVTMVQDIRDVPTPDGVRALVGGQSAEMADTNASVFGRLPLALGIIAVVTFVLLFWAFGSVLVPLKALVMNVLSLSATFGAMVWIFQEGHWSGFLNFTPTGTLAATMPILMFCVAFGLSMDYEVFLLSRIKEEHDRGQPNEQAIAHGLERTGRIVTAAALLMSIVFLAMATGQVSFIKLFGIGLTLAVLMDAFVIRGTLVPALMRLAGNANWWAPGPLRRLHDRYGFSEHIDLDAGAHSETGRPSGGAPADGLASPTPIATARETTHSDDDKVGSSMSR; encoded by the coding sequence ATGCTCGCTCGCATCGGAAGCTTCGTCGTCCGCCGCCGGAGGCCGGTCCTCGTGGCCGCGCTGCTCGCGTTCCTCGTGGCCGGCGCCGTCGGCGGTGGCGCGGCGAAGCACTTGTCATCGGGCGGCTTCGACAACCCCGCCGCCGAAGCGACCAAGGCCTCGAACGCGCTCAAGGACCAGTTCCACCAAGGCTCGCCCAACCTGGTGGTGGTCGTGTCCGCGAAGACCGGGACGGTGGATTCCCCGTCCGTGGTCGCCGTCGGCAACCAGCTCAGCCAGCAGCTCGCGGCGACGACCGACGTCCGCGACGTCGCCTCGTACTGGAGCCTCGGGTCCGTGGCGCCGCTGCGGTCGAAGAACAACCGCAGTGCGCTGATCATCGCCCGCATCGCCGGCGCGCAGAACGAGGTCGTCGACCGGGCGGGCGAGATCCAGACCGACCTCGAAGGCCATCCCCCGGCAGGGGTCACCGTCCGCGTCGGTGGTTTCGGACCCACCTTCCACGAGGTGAACCACACCGTGGAGAAGGACCTTCAGAAGGCCGAGATGGTCGCCATCCCGATCACGATCGTGTTGCTCTTGCTGGTCTTCGGGTCGGGCATGGCATCGCTCATGCCCCTGGTCACCGGTGCGCTCTCGGTCATCGGCACGTTCTTGATCCTGCGAGTCCTGGCCGGGTTCACCGAAGTGTCGATCTTCTCGCTGAACATGACCACGTCGATGGGCTTCGGGCTCGGCATCGACTATTCGCTGTTCATCGTCACGAGGTTCCGCGAGGAGCTGGCCGCGGGGCACGCCCCCAACGACGCGGTCATCCGCACCGTCTGCACCGCCGGCCGCACGGTTGCGTTCAGCGCGCTGACCGTCGCCGCGTCACTGTCGGCTTTGCTGGTCTTCCCGCTGGCGTTCCTCCGGTCGTTCGCGTACGCGGGCGTCGCCGTGGCCGCGCTGGCCGGCGTGTGCGCCGTGGTCGTGCTCCCCGCCCTGTTGGCGGCGCTCGGTGCGCGCGTGAACGCGTTGCCGCTGTGGAAGCGCTCGCTGAAGCCGGCTGGCGAAGGGTTCTGGCATCGGGTGGCCACGGTGGTGATGCGACGGCCGATCCCGTTCGTGACCGCTGCGCTGGTGCTGTTGGTCGCGCTCGGCGCCCCGTTCCTCGGCCTCAAGCTCGGGTACCCCGACGACCGGGTGCTGCCGCCCAGCAGCCATGTGCGCCAAGTCAACGACATGATGCGCGAGCAGTTCTCCTCCAAGGACTTCGGCGCGACATCGGTGGTCTTGCCGGACCTCACCAAGCTCGGCAACGCCGCCGCGCGAGCCCAAGGCGTCGACCGCTACGCGACCGAGATCTCCAAGGTCTCGGGGGTCGGGCGGGTCGACGCGCCGACCGGCATCTACTTCGACGGCGACAAGCTCCCGGCGCCCGCCGCGGTGACCCAACGGTTCGAGGACCCCACGGGTGCGGGCACCTGGCTGTCGGTGGTGCCGACGCTCGAACCGCTGTCGACACGGGCGGTGACGATGGTGCAGGACATCCGCGACGTGCCGACGCCCGATGGCGTCCGTGCGCTGGTCGGCGGACAGTCCGCCGAGATGGCCGACACCAACGCGTCGGTGTTCGGGCGCCTGCCCCTCGCCCTCGGGATCATCGCCGTGGTCACGTTCGTGTTGCTGTTCTGGGCGTTCGGCTCGGTGCTCGTGCCCCTGAAGGCGCTGGTGATGAACGTCCTCAGCCTCTCGGCGACGTTCGGCGCGATGGTCTGGATCTTCCAAGAAGGCCACTGGTCGGGGTTCTTGAACTTCACACCCACCGGCACGCTGGCCGCCACCATGCCGATCCTGATGTTCTGCGTGGCCTTCGGCCTGTCGATGGACTACGAGGTGTTCCTGCTCAGCCGCATCAAGGAGGAGCACGACCGGGGCCAGCCCAACGAGCAGGCCATCGCCCACGGGTTGGAGCGCACCGGTCGCATCGTCACCGCTGCCGCCCTGTTGATGTCGATCGTGTTCCTCGCCATGGCCACCGGGCAGGTCAGCTTCATCAAGCTGTTCGGCATCGGGCTGACGCTGGCCGTGTTGATGGACGCCTTCGTGATCCGCGGCACGCTGGTGCCCGCCCTGATGCGCCTCGCCGGCAACGCCAACTGGTGGGCACCTGGCCCACTGCGGCGCTTGCACGACCGCTACGGGTTCTCTGAGCACATCGACCTCGACGCGGGAGCGCACTCCGAGACCGGTCGACCGTCCGGTGGCGCACCCGCCGACGGCCTCGCCTCGCCCACCCCGATCGCCACCGCACGTGAGACGACGCACAGCGACGACGACAAGGTGGGATCATCGATGTCGAGATGA
- a CDS encoding histidine phosphatase family protein, which translates to MSGEPTTRVLLIRHGQSEWNADGRWQGQADIELSDLGRAQAAAAAASLGAVDLLVASDLVRAATTAEILADALGIGPVYLDPDLRERHAGEWQGLTRAEIEARWPGYLVPEATATNGPLRGEQRRPPGWESDEELVARAERALHRVAAAVPGGDALGVTHGGLIMALERRLGSPSPRLSNLDARWVLVRGTTLELGERVRLLESGSVTVTTPEGI; encoded by the coding sequence ATGTCCGGCGAGCCGACCACGCGCGTGCTGTTGATCCGCCACGGCCAGTCCGAGTGGAACGCCGACGGGCGTTGGCAGGGCCAGGCCGACATCGAGCTCAGCGACCTGGGTCGCGCACAGGCCGCCGCAGCCGCGGCGAGCCTCGGCGCCGTCGACCTGCTCGTCGCGTCGGATCTCGTGCGCGCCGCCACGACCGCAGAGATCCTGGCCGACGCGCTCGGGATCGGCCCGGTGTACCTCGACCCCGACTTGCGCGAGCGCCACGCCGGCGAGTGGCAGGGCCTCACCCGCGCCGAGATCGAAGCGCGCTGGCCGGGCTACCTCGTGCCGGAGGCGACGGCCACGAACGGGCCCTTGCGCGGCGAGCAGCGGCGTCCGCCGGGCTGGGAGAGCGACGAGGAGCTCGTCGCCCGCGCCGAACGGGCGTTGCATCGGGTGGCCGCGGCAGTGCCCGGCGGCGACGCCCTCGGGGTGACCCACGGCGGGTTGATCATGGCGCTCGAGCGGCGGCTCGGATCGCCGAGCCCCCGGTTGTCGAACCTCGATGCCCGTTGGGTGCTGGTGCGCGGAACCACCCTGGAGCTCGGCGAGCGCGTGCGCCTGCTCGAGTCAGGCTCGGTGACGGTCACGACCCCCGAGGGGATCTAG
- a CDS encoding MoaD/ThiS family protein translates to MAVLRLFAAAREAAGTGRDVIPGATVREVLDAAEARYGRPFAAVLVTSKVWRNGEEVPGDAPVTDGDEVAVLPPVSGGLG, encoded by the coding sequence ATGGCTGTGTTGCGGTTGTTCGCCGCTGCCCGTGAAGCGGCCGGCACCGGCCGCGACGTCATTCCTGGAGCCACCGTCCGTGAAGTGCTCGACGCGGCCGAGGCTCGTTACGGGCGACCCTTCGCTGCGGTCCTGGTCACGTCGAAGGTCTGGCGCAACGGCGAAGAAGTGCCGGGCGACGCGCCGGTCACCGACGGCGACGAGGTCGCGGTGCTGCCGCCCGTGTCGGGCGGGCTCGGCTGA
- the thiS gene encoding sulfur carrier protein ThiS: MTGASITVHVNDDVLDAPAHITLRGILRELDIDPRGTAVAINGELTPKSQWDEHHLADGDRIEVLTVAQGG, from the coding sequence GTGACGGGCGCGTCGATCACCGTGCACGTGAACGACGACGTGCTCGACGCGCCCGCCCACATCACGCTCCGCGGGATCCTGCGCGAGCTCGACATCGACCCGCGTGGCACGGCCGTGGCCATCAACGGCGAGCTGACGCCGAAGAGCCAATGGGACGAACACCATCTCGCCGACGGCGACCGCATCGAAGTCCTGACCGTGGCCCAAGGAGGCTGA
- a CDS encoding TraR/DksA C4-type zinc finger protein — MSWTPSPLSEPAGSPAAAARAEADVTSVDGLGQGAALEATPARDGARLAEGPDIDQLETALRAVDRALARLDDGSYGRCEDCGAAIDDARLAVDPTAARCAAH; from the coding sequence ATGTCGTGGACGCCGTCGCCGCTGTCGGAACCCGCCGGGTCGCCTGCCGCCGCGGCCCGCGCGGAGGCCGATGTCACCTCCGTCGACGGTCTGGGTCAGGGTGCTGCGCTCGAAGCGACGCCCGCGCGCGACGGGGCCCGCCTGGCCGAAGGGCCGGACATCGACCAGCTCGAGACAGCGTTGCGGGCGGTTGATCGAGCGCTGGCCCGCCTCGACGACGGCAGCTACGGACGTTGTGAGGACTGTGGCGCAGCGATCGACGACGCCCGGTTGGCGGTGGACCCCACCGCCGCGCGTTGCGCCGCCCACTGA
- a CDS encoding thiazole synthase, with protein MSPLPRVESDRDGGIFRAEGDVGADVGGVGDRLVIAGESFGSRLIMGTGGAPSLDVLERALVASGTEITTVALRRVDPVGGRSLFDVLERTGVKALPNTAGCFTAADAVRTAQLAREALDTNWLKLEVIADERTLLPDPIELVDAAEQLVDDDFVVLAYTNDDPVLAQRLQGIGCAAVMPLGAPIGSGMGIRNPYNLAIILEHAEVPIVLDAGIGTASDAALAMELGCDAVLLASAVTRAEDPEAMATAMRLGVEAGRLAHRAGRIPRRLYAEASTSFTGMADLAPPARRS; from the coding sequence ATGTCACCCCTTCCGCGCGTGGAATCCGACCGCGACGGTGGGATCTTCCGCGCAGAAGGAGATGTCGGCGCGGATGTGGGCGGGGTTGGCGACCGGCTGGTGATCGCCGGTGAGTCGTTCGGCTCGCGGCTCATCATGGGAACCGGCGGCGCGCCGAGCCTCGACGTGTTGGAACGTGCGTTGGTGGCCTCGGGCACCGAGATCACGACCGTCGCGCTGCGCCGGGTCGACCCCGTGGGCGGGCGGTCGCTGTTCGACGTGCTCGAGCGCACCGGCGTGAAGGCCTTGCCGAACACCGCCGGTTGCTTCACCGCGGCCGACGCGGTGCGCACTGCGCAACTCGCACGCGAGGCGCTGGACACGAACTGGCTGAAGCTCGAGGTGATCGCCGACGAACGGACCCTGCTCCCCGACCCGATCGAGTTGGTCGACGCGGCCGAGCAGCTCGTCGACGACGACTTCGTGGTCTTGGCCTACACGAACGACGACCCGGTGCTCGCGCAACGACTGCAAGGCATCGGGTGCGCGGCGGTGATGCCGCTCGGCGCACCGATCGGGTCGGGGATGGGCATCCGCAACCCGTACAACTTGGCGATCATCTTGGAGCACGCCGAAGTGCCGATCGTTCTCGACGCCGGCATCGGCACTGCGTCGGACGCGGCGCTCGCGATGGAGCTCGGGTGCGACGCCGTGTTGTTGGCGTCGGCCGTCACCCGCGCGGAGGACCCCGAGGCGATGGCCACCGCCATGCGGCTCGGCGTCGAGGCCGGACGGCTGGCCCACCGGGCCGGGCGCATCCCTCGCCGCCTGTACGCGGAAGCCTCCACCTCGTTCACCGGTATGGCCGACCTCGCGCCGCCCGCGCGGCGGTCCTGA
- a CDS encoding thiamine phosphate synthase, translated as MTAAVRASRLGGLHVIVGSVDVARAAARGGATVVQVRAKAGTDRSRLALATAVVEVCRDTSTRCVVNDRVDLALAAGAGGVHLGADDLPVADARRLAAGVRIDAPATTGRSDFVVGGTARDADTARRLVADGADYLGVGPVWLTTSKVDLPTPIGVAGLQGVVDAVDVPVVAISGVSVERVAAALATGAAGVAVISAVTSVPDPEAATRALVAALGEGSST; from the coding sequence GTGACCGCGGCGGTCCGCGCCAGCCGCCTGGGTGGCCTGCACGTCATCGTCGGCTCGGTCGACGTGGCCCGCGCCGCGGCGCGCGGTGGCGCGACGGTCGTGCAAGTGCGAGCAAAGGCCGGAACCGATCGCAGCCGGCTGGCGCTTGCTACGGCGGTCGTCGAGGTGTGCCGCGACACCAGCACGCGTTGCGTGGTCAACGACCGCGTCGACCTCGCCCTTGCCGCCGGTGCCGGCGGGGTGCATCTCGGCGCCGACGACCTGCCCGTTGCCGATGCACGGCGCCTCGCTGCAGGAGTGCGAATCGACGCGCCGGCGACCACCGGCCGGTCGGACTTCGTGGTCGGGGGGACGGCGCGCGACGCCGACACCGCCCGGCGCCTCGTGGCCGATGGCGCCGACTACCTCGGGGTCGGCCCAGTGTGGCTGACCACCTCCAAAGTCGATCTGCCCACCCCGATCGGCGTGGCCGGCCTCCAGGGAGTCGTCGACGCCGTCGACGTGCCGGTGGTGGCGATCTCGGGTGTGTCGGTCGAGCGGGTGGCCGCCGCGCTCGCGACCGGCGCGGCCGGGGTGGCGGTCATCTCGGCCGTGACCAGCGTCCCCGATCCCGAAGCCGCGACCCGCGCGCTCGTCGCCGCGCTCGGCGAAGGGTCGTCGACGTGA
- a CDS encoding TetR/AcrR family transcriptional regulator, whose amino-acid sequence MTSATRASTTARPPATRTRARRGEGELLRTEILEAAEELLMETGSEDAVSIRGVAERVGVTPPSIYRHFDDKTALLVEVCRLEFDRLGEAIDSADPETDPVAEVFRQGRAYVHFALEHPEHYRLMLLSRLPSDRDAFGDVFMSDHSTFRGFLEAVEAMLESDAVRPEITAMGAFNLTLALWSSVHGLSALMIAKPQLDFGDVDEAIDRQFELVLHGLVRDPTGRRRKS is encoded by the coding sequence ATGACCTCTGCAACGCGGGCCTCCACGACCGCTCGCCCGCCGGCAACGCGCACGCGGGCCCGGCGCGGCGAAGGGGAGCTGCTGCGCACCGAGATCCTGGAAGCGGCCGAGGAGCTGCTGATGGAGACCGGGTCAGAAGATGCGGTGTCCATCCGGGGCGTCGCCGAACGGGTTGGCGTCACACCGCCATCGATCTACCGCCACTTCGACGACAAGACCGCCCTGCTGGTCGAGGTCTGCCGGCTCGAGTTCGACCGGCTCGGAGAAGCGATCGACTCGGCTGATCCCGAGACCGACCCCGTCGCCGAGGTGTTCCGCCAAGGCCGGGCCTACGTCCACTTCGCGCTCGAACACCCCGAGCACTACCGGCTGATGCTGCTGAGCAGGCTGCCGTCAGACCGCGACGCCTTCGGCGATGTGTTCATGTCGGACCACTCCACGTTCCGCGGTTTCCTCGAAGCCGTCGAGGCGATGCTCGAGAGCGACGCCGTCCGGCCGGAGATCACGGCGATGGGCGCGTTCAACCTCACGCTGGCGTTGTGGAGCTCGGTGCACGGCCTGTCGGCGCTGATGATCGCCAAGCCGCAACTCGACTTCGGCGACGTGGACGAGGCCATCGACCGCCAGTTCGAGCTGGTGTTGCACGGCCTGGTGCGCGACCCGACGGGCAGGCGGCGCAAGTCCTGA